In Anthocerotibacter panamensis C109, the sequence GGACCCTACGACTACGGTCACGAAGGGCGCGACCCGCAAGAAATTATCCGCAGTTAAACCTCTAGCTCCGGTTCCCCGCCCGAGCTAGGACGCTGAAGTTTATGGGAGCCTCCCGCTATGCAAATCTCGCCCAACGAATCCGACCTGCTCAACCCGATGGTGGCTAACACTGGTGAAGCCGGTGCTGTCGCTGTCCACCATATGGACCACGAGCACCCGGACCTCCGTCTTTTTGGGTTCCTGCTCTTTCTTATCTCGGAAGGGATGCTCTTTGTGGGTCTCTTTGTGGCCTATTTGGCTTTCCGGGCGGTGGCGACCCAATGGCCTCCTGCGGGCACACCCAAGCTGGAATTTCTGATCCCTGCGGCCAACACGGTGATCCTTATCTCCAGCAGCTTCGTCATCCACCGGGCGGAGGGAGCCATCAAAAATGGGGATGTCCAAGGGGTGCGCCGCTGGTTTGGGATCACCGCCCTGATGGGGGCGGTTTTCCTTGCCGGTCAAGCCTACGAGTACTTTGGCCTAATTTTCAAAGAGGGACTGACGCTCTGGTCTGGGCTCTATGGGGGCACTTTTTATGTCCTGACGGGCTTCCACGGATTTCACGTCCTAGTGGGTCTGCTGCTGATGCTGGGCGTAATGTACCGCTCCTTTAAGGAAGACCACTACACCGCTGAGAAACACTTTGGCGTCGAGGCAGCCAGTGTCTACTGGCACTTTGTCGATGGCGTGTGGGTTGTCCTCTTCCTGTTGCTCTATGTAATCCGATGAACTACCGGGCTGAACGGGTGCCACCCGTCCTTTCTTCCAGGCATCGGATACGAGACTGGACTTGGTTCGTCCTGACGATGCTCCTCGGGAGTGTCTGGGTCTATCTGGTCATCCTGCCCTTTATCAATCCCAGCGACCATCTATGGCAGCAGGAAGTGACCCAGTATCAGGGCAATCTTGCGCTCTTTTGTCTGGGGATCATCCTCTATGCCTCCGGGCTCAGCCGTTGGCTTCCGGCTATAGTCAAAGACCGGCGCTGGTTGGGGTTGATGGCTTTTGGGCTGGCGGTCGCTCACACGATTAGTGGCTTTAAACACACCTTGGGTGGGGATTGGCAGGGCTGGCAGTTTTTGGGTCCGCTAGAACAAGGTGCCTTGGGGATCGGGGTCTTGAGCCTGCTCTTGCTAACTGTGTTGGCGCTAACCAGCAACAACTGGTCCGTCCAAACCCTAGGTAAAGGCTGGAAGGTGCTCCACCGTTCGCTGTTTTATCCGGCGGTGATATTGGCCTTGCTGCACACGGCGGGCCTCGGAGTCCATTTCCGCTGGTCTACGCCGCAGGGCTTAATCAATCTATTATTGGTTGCGCTTACGCTAGTGGGTGCGCTCTGGTTACGTCGTACCGTTTCACCGCGCTAGGTTTCCCGTAATGGATACAGTGCGCTACGTCTGTCAGTTGTTCCTGTGGTCCTTGGGCATCTGTTTGGTGGGCATCAATGTCCTAAATTCATTCTTGGAAAAGGCCCTTGCCACGGGAGCGGACGCTCCAAACCAGTTTTCGGCCCCAGTGGCTTTGGTTAAGACGCAAGATGATCTTTTTTTGGTAGACCATGACCACATGCGTGTCCTCGCCCTCGATAACCAGGGCACCGTGCGCCCCATCGCTGGAAGCGGCAGCCTCACCGCTTCAGGAGATGGCGGACCCGCGCTACAGGCAGGGATGTACGCCCTGGGCCTCGCCCGTGACAGATGGGGAAATCTCTACGTAGCGGACCACGGCAACCACCGCATCCGGCGCATTGACCCCAAAGGGCGCATCAGCACGTTTGCTGGGACTGGCAAGCCTGGATTTAGCGGGGATGGCGGGCGGGCCGCAGCGGCTCAGTTAAACAACCCCGTGGGTGTGGCAGTAGACGCCCAAGATAACCTCTACCTCACGGACTACGCCAATCACCGCCTGCGCCGCGTGGATGCCCAAGGG encodes:
- a CDS encoding cytochrome c oxidase subunit 3, whose amino-acid sequence is MVANTGEAGAVAVHHMDHEHPDLRLFGFLLFLISEGMLFVGLFVAYLAFRAVATQWPPAGTPKLEFLIPAANTVILISSSFVIHRAEGAIKNGDVQGVRRWFGITALMGAVFLAGQAYEYFGLIFKEGLTLWSGLYGGTFYVLTGFHGFHVLVGLLLMLGVMYRSFKEDHYTAEKHFGVEAASVYWHFVDGVWVVLFLLLYVIR
- a CDS encoding NHL domain-containing protein, which produces MDTVRYVCQLFLWSLGICLVGINVLNSFLEKALATGADAPNQFSAPVALVKTQDDLFLVDHDHMRVLALDNQGTVRPIAGSGSLTASGDGGPALQAGMYALGLARDRWGNLYVADHGNHRIRRIDPKGRISTFAGTGKPGFSGDGGRAAAAQLNNPVGVAVDAQDNLYLTDYANHRLRRVDAQGQMTTLAGTGRPGFSPDGTPALAADLNSPWAVTLDCAGRVLFTDLGSQSVKRLDRGKIVTVMKGLGRPTGLAVDCSQGETVYVSDVTLNQVLSFSGGVKRVVAGLQPKSLGDGKPALQAELSSPYALTVDALGQLWIADTNHNRIRIIDRNGFITTVLAGQPG
- a CDS encoding ferric reductase-like transmembrane domain-containing protein; its protein translation is MNYRAERVPPVLSSRHRIRDWTWFVLTMLLGSVWVYLVILPFINPSDHLWQQEVTQYQGNLALFCLGIILYASGLSRWLPAIVKDRRWLGLMAFGLAVAHTISGFKHTLGGDWQGWQFLGPLEQGALGIGVLSLLLLTVLALTSNNWSVQTLGKGWKVLHRSLFYPAVILALLHTAGLGVHFRWSTPQGLINLLLVALTLVGALWLRRTVSPR